The window CGGATCGCGCACGTTGAAGGGTCGGCCGCCGGTAGGTGTCGGTATGTACGAACACGTCGTCGTCTCGGCCGACTGGCTGGCCGAGCGACTCGACGCGGTACGGGTGATCGACGTCCGCGACGCCTGGGAGTTCGACGGCATCGGTCACATCCCGGGCGCGGTGAACGTCCCCTTCGCGGAGTTCCGCAGCGAGGCGGGCGACGAGGGGATGCTCCCGGGAGCTGAGGCGTGGGAGTCGCTGCTCTCGACCGCCGGCGTCGCCCCCGACGACGACGTCGTCGCCTACGACGACACCCACGGCGTCTTCGCGGCGCGCTTTCTCGTGACGGCCGAACTGTACGGCCACCCGCCGGATCGGCTCCACCTCCTCGACGGCGACTTCAGCGCGTGGAACCGCGGGCACGAGTCGACGAGCGAGTCGTCGTCGCCGCCGGAGACCGACTACGCGATCCGCGACCCCGAGCGCTCCCCGCTCGTCGACTACGGGACGGTGCTCGACGCGCTCGACGACGGGTCGACCGTCGTGGTCGACACGCGCGACCCCGGCGAGTACGCCGAGGGGCACCTCCCCGGCGCGGTCAACCTCGACTGGCGGGAACTCGTCGACGACGAGACGCGCGGGCTGAAAACCGAGTCGGAACTCACCGCAATCCTCGGCGACGTCGGCGTGACGCCCGACACGCGGGTGATCCTCTACTGCAACACCGCCCGGCGGATCAGTCACACGTACGTCGTCCTGCGCTCGCTCGGGTACGACGACGTCGGCTTCTACGAGGGGAGCCTGACCGAGTGGACCGAACGCGGCGGGCCGGTCGAGACGGCGTAGGGACTCGGCTCGTCCACACTTCGTCCGCGTGTCGTGACCACCGCCTGGCGGCCCCGACCGATCGTCGCCCGGCCGCCCCGACCGATCGGCGATCGGCTGGAGACTCCTCGACGACCGACCGAGATCATCGGCGATCGGGTCGAATAGTTTTATCCGCGCGCTCGCGGAGACACGACTATGCCGATGCGCCAACTCCGCGCCTGCGACTTCTGCGGCGGCGACGCCGCGGGCGTCTACGAGGTGCTCCCGCCGGAACTGTCGCCGACGGAGGCCGAACAGCGCCGGGTCGTGCTCTGTGCGGACTGCCTGGAGACGCTCGAAACCGTCGTCGATCCGCTCTTGAACCGGCTGGGGATCGACGGTGACGCGGACTCCGACCCGACCGCGACGCCGACGGAACGCGCCGGTGAGTCGACAGCGGAGCCGACGGCGCGGTCCGGTCAGTCGAGCGAGGAGCCGACGGTACGTCCCGAAGAGGCGTCCTCGCCCGCCAACGCGGCGGCAGAAGACTCCGCTTCTGAGCCCGGCTCCGACGCTTCCGGAACGACCGACTCGCCCCGCAGCTCCGGTGGCTCCGGCAAACCGAGCGCGTTCAACGCGCCGGAGGGGTTCACCGACATCGCCGAATCCGACGAGATCGATCTGGGCGGGTCCGACGATTCTCCCGCCGACTCGGACGCCAACGGCGTCGCCGACGCCGCACAGGCGTCCGGTTCCTCGGACTCGCGAGAACGCACGCGTCGGGCGGAGGTCGCAGACGACGCGAGCGGGGAGTCGACCGGATCGGACGACGCGAGCGGAGAGTCGACCGGACCGGACGAGACCGCCTCTCCGGACGCGTCGAATCGGGAGACGACGCTGGGCTCAGACCGGAACGCCGTCGGCGCGGAGCCCGACGACTTCCGGACAGTGATGCGGCTGCTCGGAAACCGGGAGTTCCCGATCCGCCGGGACGAGGTCGTCGACCTCGCGGCGGGCGCGTACGACCTCGACGAGGCTCACGTCGAGCGGATCGTCGATCACGCGATCGACCGCGGCGTGCTCGCCGACGAGGACGGCACGCTCACGCGCTCCTGACACTGCCTGGAGAACGTCGGACCGGA is drawn from Halobellus limi and contains these coding sequences:
- a CDS encoding sulfurtransferase, which encodes MYEHVVVSADWLAERLDAVRVIDVRDAWEFDGIGHIPGAVNVPFAEFRSEAGDEGMLPGAEAWESLLSTAGVAPDDDVVAYDDTHGVFAARFLVTAELYGHPPDRLHLLDGDFSAWNRGHESTSESSSPPETDYAIRDPERSPLVDYGTVLDALDDGSTVVVDTRDPGEYAEGHLPGAVNLDWRELVDDETRGLKTESELTAILGDVGVTPDTRVILYCNTARRISHTYVVLRSLGYDDVGFYEGSLTEWTERGGPVETA